The following proteins come from a genomic window of Trifolium pratense cultivar HEN17-A07 linkage group LG4, ARS_RC_1.1, whole genome shotgun sequence:
- the LOC123920087 gene encoding uncharacterized protein LOC123920087: protein MPLVGWPLTDVGENSATLSRCRMLKARGSWTTKFDPADFNGQMILQANAFNGYAGRSNAASIISSAIYICAGSNLENYPYCKVCTSMTQDRTILLGYKGDVLSNQFSRQKLVCSFRGMKTIAEI from the exons ATGCCTCTAGTGGGTTGGCCGTTGACGGACGTCGGCGAAAACTCTGCTACATTGTCCAGGTGCAG AATGTTAAAAGCAAGAGGGAGTTGGACTACCAAATTTGATCCTGCTGATTTTAATGGACAAATGATACTCCAAG CAAACGCTTTCAATGGATACGCAGGGCGATCAAATGCAGCATCAATAATATCTAGTGCTATATATATTTGTGCTGGAAGTAATTTAGAAAATTATCCATATTGCAAAGTATGTACGAGTATGACCCAAGATAGAACAATTTTGTTAGGATATAAGGGAGATGTTCTTAGCAATCAATTCAGCCGCCAAAAACTTGTTTGCAGCTTCCGTGGGATGAAAACCATCGCAGAAATATAG